Part of the Leishmania major strain Friedlin complete genome, chromosome 7 genome is shown below.
ttccttttctctttctgtaTTTTCTCTCCCCTGCCGACGTCGACCTCCTGCTGCGAAAATGGACATGCGAGGTCTCGCCCACTTCATTCGGGACATCCGTCGTGCAACTGGAAACaagaaggaggaagagagtcGCGTGGATGAGGAACTGGCCAAGATACGCGCCAAGTTTCTTGAAACTAGCACGATGACGACGTACGATCGAAAGAAGTACGTGTGCAAGCTGATGTTCATCTCGATGCTCGGTTACCCCATTACCTTCGGCCACATTGAAGGCCTGAAACTGATGTCACAGGAGAGCCCGTCCGCCAAGCTCATCGGGTACCTCTCCACTTCCGTGTTGCTGAACGAAAACAGTGATCTTCTGACGCTCACCACGCACACTGTATATCGTGACCTTCTCTCGGTGTCCGACTTGAGTCGCAGTCTCGCCCTCACAGCCGTCGCGAACACGGGGAGTCGCGATTTTGTAGAGGTGATGCACGAAGGCGTCTTTTCTATCGTCATGGATGACAGCGTCAATCAGCACATCCACAAGAAGGCGCTTCTGACGCTGCTTCACATTTATCGCAAGTACCCCGAGATTGTCGATCTGAATACTGTGATTCCTaaggcggcagagctgcttcTATCGACGCAGGACGGTGTCAGCATGTGCGCCGTGGCATTTCTTAGCGGCTGCATCAGCAAGGAGTCGAGGCACCTTTACAGAGGCATCCCCGACAAGCTGATCCAGGTTCTGGCACGCATCATTCTGGAAAAGCAGACGGAGCCAGGCTACGTGTACTACGGTGTCCCAGCGCCATGGCTTCAGGCGAAGctcctgcggctgctgcagtaTTTCCCGCTTCCGTCGGAAGCTGACCAGCGCAACCGCATAATCCTCGTTCTCCGCAAGGTTGTCAAGGCGACGGATAAGGTGCTGAAGGATGCGCAGacgcagcagaagcagcgtgGCACACAGAGCCGCGTCAGCGCAATGAACGCGGTGCTGTTTGAGGTGGTGTCACTGTGCATCCAGTGGGATGTCGGCTCCAAGCTGATTTTGGAGTGTGTGGCCCTCATCAGCTCCTTTCTTTCCGACAAGCGGGAGTCGAATCTGCGCTACATCGGCCTTAGCTTGCTGGCCCGGCTCAGCTTTGTGGACGTCCCCGGCTTCGACTTTCATATGCACTGCCGTCAGCACCAACAGCAAATCATCGTTGGCCTGCACGACTCAGACGCCTCAATTCGGAAAAAAGCGCTCGATGTTCTCGTGGCTATGTGCAACCGGAGCACCGCTGACGACATCATCAAGGAACTCATCTCGTACCTCCCCATTGCCGCGGACCCCGACTTCAAGACGAGCCTCGTTCTCTCGATCGCGCTTCTGTCAGAGAAGTACTGCAAGGACTACAACGTGTATGTGGATATCATGCTCACGGTTGTGTCGGAGGCGGGTGACCTGTGCCCGCCAGATATCGTGCAACGCGTCGTTCAGGTTGTCGTCAACGATCCGTCCGTGCAGAAGCGTGCGGCAAACATCGTCTTCCAGGAGCTTCGGAAAAAGACAAATGTGCCAGAGGTTATGCTTCGTGTTGCTGCGTTCGTGCTCGGCGAGTTCGGCTACCAGATCGCGCTGAACGCCGAGAGCACGCCGATGGTGCAGCTCAACCTCTTGACACAGAAGCTGAGCTTCACCTCGGTGGTGACGCAGAGCATCATCATCAGCACATTTTTCAAGTTCTACACGCTCTACGACGATGTTGCGGTGCGCGAACGCATTATGAAGACACTGCAAGCGTACACCAAGAGCCCGCACCCGGAgttgcagcagcgtgcaACGGAATTCATTGCACTGGTGGAGTTTGGGCGGAGTGAGCTGCTAGAGAAGGTCTTCGAGCCCATGCCACCTTTCCGAGCCGATGTGAACACTGTCATGAACCAGGTGAAGAGGCTGCAAAGCAGTGTGCAGGACATTTGGGCCCTGAAGATTCTTGAACGCGGCGTGGAGGATGTGAACGACACGGGCAAGCGGAAGTCCAAGTCGGAGTCGGCCGAGAAACCGAAGCACCAGGCAAAGCGACGAATCACACTGCATGATCTCTCGCCTGTGTCGACGGCAGCCCCTGTGCAAGGTGGTAACGCCGACCAGGCCTACGCAGAGCTGGACGCCTTGCTCGACGTGTCCCTCCCTTCCCAGGATGTGGATCGTGTTCGCAGCGTCTACGAAgagcatcgccgccgcctcttcgaGCTTTCACGCGCCGACAAGGGCGTTCTCTTCTCGAACGAGTCGATCGAACTCCACTGTACCAAGTCAACGTACGGGGCGGACACTCGcatgacggtggtggtgcgtgaCAAGACAGGCAAGGGTCTCGTGCAGGTGGCAGTGGAGATCATCCGTGCCGACGCGGGGCTCATTCTTCAGTCGCGCACAAAAGACGGGACCACTGTGGCGGCTTGGGGCACAATCACAATCGAGTTTGCTGCCCGCTCATGCTTTGCTTTTAGAAGCCCGCCGAGTGTGCGAGTGCAGTACGCGCCGGCGTCCgacagcgcgcgcgtgcgcaccgacGTTCTGTCACTGCCGACCCTTCCCACGACTTTCTTCACCCCATACCAGGTAGACTCGGACGTCAACTTTAGTCGCCTGTATGAGGCAACGAAGCAGGCATCGACCTTCGCCGGCTGGCGCAAGGAggtgtcgccgtcggcgaggGTAGATGCCAACGCGCTGATGCAGTTGCTCGAGCTACAAGGGTACCGGACCAAAGAGACTGGATCGGGCGCCATCGTTGGCATCGCCGCATTCGCGGTGCAGCCGAAGGAGCGCGTCGAGTACGTACCTGTGGTGTGCGAGATACAGACATCCGCAAGTGAAATGCAGGTGTTTGTGTACACCGAGTCTTCGGTGCTTCAGCATGGTGCCCTCGACACAATGGAGTTCGCCCTACGATAAACATCGATCGACCCCCTCTTCCACGCAGAGAGACAAGCATGCCGAGTGCTGGCGGAAAACTTTATAAAACGAAAGGCTTCGCTGTCGCTCTTTCTCGGTCGCCTCTCCCAGTGGGTATTTGTCTCCTCTTTACAGCTCTTTTTATCGAGTGTCGTCTGGGATGCTCGTTGCCCCTCGCTGGTGGTTTCTGCCCTCTGTCGCTTGTCGGCGCGTTGTCACTTATCATGATCTCTTTGCTGGGTTGTTTTCCGTAACTCTCATTTCTTTTTACATGCGTTCCAGCTTGTTCTCTCTCGGAAGGGGGAgcacggctgcagcggctgcgatCGTGGTGTAACGCGCCTGACGCGGGCGTGCAAGGGCACACGCACTCAGCCCGATTCGATTTCTTTGGCCGTCGTTGGGACACTTAAACAGAGAAGCCCTAGGGTGTAGCTTGATTGCTTCGTGCGAGTCCAACCGTTGCACGTTGCCGTGCAATGGCCTGCCGCGTGGCGCGTAAAGGAACCCATTGCCGCACCATGTATGTGCGTCCGGTCTGTGTTCCTGCGCGTGTTTGTCGGTCGATATCTTACCTTTTACTGCTGTCTCTAGTTCACGCCGCCCTCATGACgtgggcacacacacctccgcgCGTGGCATCTCCGGGTCCGGTGTGTCCACTCGGTCTGGGTGGACGCTGAgcagccccctctccccgctcCCGTTCCGGCCGAATGCGGAaccgcttctggtggtgcgcgtgtccagcgccgacgacgtgggcgggcgagagcgggccatcgctgcggatgtcggcgggCGGGTCctgggcggcgtggcgtcggggcGAGCTCTGCGGCAGTGAACGCGTTTGCGGTGCTCATCGGATGGGCAAAAAGTGTCCGCGTGGCTCGAGCGTATGCCacacccggccctcgcaccgcctgctggtgtggggcgccTAAGAGCCGCCCTACGAGGCGCGAGGTGGGCGGGCGGCGTTTGAGGGCAGGGGCCGTCCTCGGGtgactgggtcggcgcactgctgtaaCGCGTGTCTACCGGTGCTTCACACCACGCggatggggcctgtgacagggTCGGGGGGTGGAGCGGCGTTGGACCTCGCGTTGTGCCGCAGAGAAGTGGGCACAtggaaaagaagaaaagtTTGTAGTGCGCACCCTACGCGTGCACGTCGTTCAGGGTAGATTTTTTTGTCGCACGAACCAGCGGGTGATGAAGGAGAATGCGCGAGAGATGTGCAGGTGCATGGATGCGTGGGAGTGGCTGAAAGGGAGTAGAGGCACCGACCCTCGCATGTCAGTGCTGTTGAGGTCGTGTGCCACCAtaccttctcctcctctcgcccttccctcccttctcctcgtCTGGCTCCATGTGGAGGAAGACGGCGCTCTCACGTGAGGATGCTGCGGTATCTGCACCACTGTGCGAGACGCCACAAAGCATGCTCACGAGGGTGCACAGGCGCCGCACTTTTTCgttctccgcctctccccgCGCCTTACTCCCACCTCACGacctcttcttcccctctcACCCTTGCGGTCTCCCTTGATGCAGTGTAACTAAAtcagcggcacaccgccCCGTCTCTTTCGCTGAGGAGTAGTAGGACAGTAGTTGAACCTTTCTTGGTACACTTACGCAGGCCTCCTCGCTCATAGTACTCCAGCACCACTATCCATCTTCACACGTAAACCCTCTATTGCACCTACTTAAAGCAGTAATGGCGGGCAAGAAGGCGCACCCCATCAAGCGTGACTGGTATTGGAACCACAATGACCGCTTCGAGATTTGGCACAGCCTTGACTGGCCCTccgtccgccgcggccgccagaTCTACACAGAAGTATTTGCGCCGTGCCACTCACTGGGCCGCATGACCTTCACCCACTTCCAGGGCTTCATGACCCGCGAGGAGATCAAGCAGCTGGCCTCCCAGTACGAGATGATCGACAGCGAGCCGGATGCAGAGGGTAACCTGAACCGCCGCCCCGGCAAGCCGACGGACACCCTACCCACCCCTTACCCGAAccagcgcgccgcgcagTTCGCCAACAACGGTGCTGAGCCCCCAGATTTGCAGCACGCCGTCTTCGGCAAGGAGGGTGGCTCGGACTACATCTTCTCCCTGGTGACCGGCTACAATTGGGGCAACGGTGAGCTGATGGAGGTTCCACCGTTCGCGCCTGAGCTGAAGCCCGGCCAATTCTGGAACCCCTACTTCAAGGGATGCGTGCTCTCcatgccgccgccactcTCGGATGGCCTGGTGGACTACGAAGATGGCACCCCTGCCACGATCAGCCAGATGGCCAAGGACGTCGTGAACTTCCTGCGCTGGTCCGCCGAGTCTGAGTACGATGACCGCCGTGTAGCCTTTTGGAAGGTGATCACCACCGTAGGCCTGGTCAACTGCCTGCTCCTACACTACGGCCAGAAGAACACAAACTGGCGCATCTACGGCCGCACTACGTTCCGCTACTGGAAGAAGGCATGGTAGGCCTTTCATTACCAGTCGGGGATGTGACGCTGACGCGTGCGCCGTGGCCACCCTCTCGACCCCCTTTATGAGACCTCCACAGCGcactcctctgccgctgccgtgcgcgtgactctcttcctcgcctccTTCGCTCCTCTCGTGCTGGCTGGTTTCATTTTTTCCGATATCTTGCCTCTTAGGAACTTAAACATAGCCCTTTACACGATGTACACATGctcgtctgtgtgtgcgtgtgtcggtgATGTTGGCGTTGTCGCTGTTTTTCTCTACATTTCTTTCTTTAGCCTCCTGGGGGGATGAGTGAAAGAGGGTTGTAAGCGGTGTCCGTTGTTGTCGCTGTGGGATCGAAGTGGTCCGCtactcttctctctctttcttcgaCTCACTCCGTCTCAAcgccttctccttcctctgTCCCACAGCCTGTAGTAGCACTGACTTCAAGACAACCTCAAAGAAATAGGGGAATAGCAAGACAGTacagcccctccccctcctccttaCCCTTGCCAGTCTGTAACGATGGGAAGGAGACCTGCAAAGTAgcgcgagagagcgaaagggaGGGATGCGCCGGGGCAACAGGCGCACTGGAGCACGTTGAAAG
Proteins encoded:
- a CDS encoding alpha-adaptin-like protein; its protein translation is MDMRGLAHFIRDIRRATGNKKEEESRVDEELAKIRAKFLETSTMTTYDRKKYVCKLMFISMLGYPITFGHIEGLKLMSQESPSAKLIGYLSTSVLLNENSDLLTLTTHTVYRDLLSVSDLSRSLALTAVANTGSRDFVEVMHEGVFSIVMDDSVNQHIHKKALLTLLHIYRKYPEIVDLNTVIPKAAELLLSTQDGVSMCAVAFLSGCISKESRHLYRGIPDKLIQVLARIILEKQTEPGYVYYGVPAPWLQAKLLRLLQYFPLPSEADQRNRIILVLRKVVKATDKVLKDAQTQQKQRGTQSRVSAMNAVLFEVVSLCIQWDVGSKLILECVALISSFLSDKRESNLRYIGLSLLARLSFVDVPGFDFHMHCRQHQQQIIVGLHDSDASIRKKALDVLVAMCNRSTADDIIKELISYLPIAADPDFKTSLVLSIALLSEKYCKDYNVYVDIMLTVVSEAGDLCPPDIVQRVVQVVVNDPSVQKRAANIVFQELRKKTNVPEVMLRVAAFVLGEFGYQIALNAESTPMVQLNLLTQKLSFTSVVTQSIIISTFFKFYTLYDDVAVRERIMKTLQAYTKSPHPELQQRATEFIALVEFGRSELLEKVFEPMPPFRADVNTVMNQVKRLQSSVQDIWALKILERGVEDVNDTGKRKSKSESAEKPKHQAKRRITLHDLSPVSTAAPVQGGNADQAYAELDALLDVSLPSQDVDRVRSVYEEHRRRLFELSRADKGVLFSNESIELHCTKSTYGADTRMTVVVRDKTGKGLVQVAVEIIRADAGLILQSRTKDGTTVAAWGTITIEFAARSCFAFRSPPSVRVQYAPASDSARVRTDVLSLPTLPTTFFTPYQVDSDVNFSRLYEATKQASTFAGWRKEVSPSARVDANALMQLLELQGYRTKETGSGAIVGIAAFAVQPKERVEYVPVVCEIQTSASEMQVFVYTESSVLQHGALDTMEFALR
- a CDS encoding putative cytochrome c1, heme protein,mitochondrial precursor encodes the protein MAGKKAHPIKRDWYWNHNDRFEIWHSLDWPSVRRGRQIYTEVFAPCHSLGRMTFTHFQGFMTREEIKQLASQYEMIDSEPDAEGNLNRRPGKPTDTLPTPYPNQRAAQFANNGAEPPDLQHAVFGKEGGSDYIFSLVTGYNWGNGELMEVPPFAPELKPGQFWNPYFKGCVLSMPPPLSDGLVDYEDGTPATISQMAKDVVNFLRWSAESEYDDRRVAFWKVITTVGLVNCLLLHYGQKNTNWRIYGRTTFRYWKKAW